ATTGCTCGAAGTTATCAATGGGCGATGTTGGTAACTTCATGAACCACTCCCTTGCAGCTCATTtgagagtggttgggaaaaagTGGCACAGTATTTCGTCTGAGGGCTGTTGGAGGCCTAATGTCGTCTTGAAAGTGTTGAGGTGGTTCACGGGGTCCTTAAGTCCATCAAACGATTCAAGCTGAGGCAGATGAAATTTTAACGGCACTGGGCATTCCAGGACTGCCGCTATAAAAGGTGAATCTATTGTTCTGACCATTCTATCCAAGCTTCGCTTTGTTTTCACTTTAATGGCGTTCTTTAGCTCATCCATCTCCTTTCTCATTTCCTTAAGAAGGTTCGAGTTTGGTCCATTTGGAGTGGCTGGTCTTCGACAGTCACTCCTTCGGTTGCTATCTCCTTCGTCTTCCTGATTGGTCCTAGACTGGTTCTCCTCTTGTTGAAGTTGCAGCCTCATCTCCCGATTCTGTCTGGTGAGTTCTTTCACGCTAGCTATAAATGTCTAGATTTGCAGGGCTAATGTTGTGGAATCTTGGTTGGACTCCATCTGAATTTGGGAATTGATTGGAACTACGCTTTCGAACCTAAGTGCGAAAATGTCGTTCCCACAAatggcgccaaactgatgatgtgTAAATCGTCAGTCTTGTTGGTTCATCCAGATGGAGCTGAGTCCTCGCCACTATCCTTGCAAACGTAGAACAAAGTCTCTCCTAagatggtcaccggtgtggtgcctacCACAACATCTCTGATACCAAAATTAGTGTATAGAAGCTTTTTGAGAGAAACAAGAAAGTTCTGAATATCAGAGTATCTATGTAAGAGTATTTTTGGGTGTATCTATGTACCTTGTTTGTTTCTGATGAGTGTGCATGTATAGCTTCGTAGTTCCTAGCCGTTGGGGCCTTAATTGTGGCTTTAGTACTCTTCCTGTAACGCCTTAGGGCTTATTAATGAGAGTTTTGATGAGCCTCCAATGGTCTGACAGCTAGTTGGTAACTGTCCAAAATATTGAATTCTCTTATTAATGACTCACCTGCCTTCGTTCATGTCGTGTCAAGGTGGATGAATGTATTTGATGAGGTCGTCCAAGGAAAGAGTTCGTCAGTCCTATCAAGTGTCATCTAACACTGTACTATTGAGTTATTAATTGCGTTTTATTGACCCCCTcattttatgtggttttggttAGTGATTCCTTttaacttaaaagagtttttaagTTCTGCGTTGGTCGGTCAAATACACCACCAACTGAGATAGTAACAAGTAACCACTACCGAATGCGATATTAGACGATAAAACACGTCAGACGTTGAATTAATGGGAATCCAAgcatatcaaattatcaatgatattctctcacacacacacacacacacacacatatatatatatatatatatattgggtattacatattttattgtTGCCAAAATATACATATCTACTCCGTCAGTTGTGTATGTTATTAGTGCATTAATCTTTTCACGCTTCTCTATTACATAAACAAACGATTTAAACCCATAATGATATGATTATGCGTAAAGGTTCCGGCACACAACTTTACACAGATTAAACTTTTgcttcttctccaaaaccctATGCAAGTTACTCCCCACCATGGCCAAAACCCTCTCAAAACCCACATCCATTTTCTTTATGCTCTTcaccattttcttcttctcaaccTATGTCATCGCAGATGAAGCACCCGTTTTCTCCAAAAATTTACCTCCTTCATCACTTGGACTTGAGCAACAGAAGCTAAGCCACCTCCACTTCTACTTCCAAGAAATTGTTCGTGGCCCCAAACCTACTGCTGTACGAGTAGCACAAGCTAACACGACAAACACATCCCCAACGGGGTTTGGAGCTGTGGTGGTGATCGATGACCCGCTGACTCTCCTCCCAGAAAATACCTCTAAAGTTGTTGGACAAGCACAAGGAACTTATACCTTCGCGTCGCAAAGTGAATCAGCATTGTTGATGGTTATGAACTTTGCTTTCACAGAGGGAGAGTATAACGGTAGTACTCTTAGTTTGTTAGGGAGAAACACTGTATCCTCGTCCGTCAGGGAGATGCCGATCGTTGGTGGGAGTGGTGTTTTCCGGTTTGCTCGTGGGTATGCTCAGGCCAAGACTTACACGTTTGATAACAAAACTGGGGACACTGTTGTGGAGTATAATGTCTATGTCTTACATCATTGATTGGGAAAAATATATTACACACAATGTGTTCTACACACAGcaaaaatgttgaaaatgtGACTTTAAGTCGTGATTTTAGTGTATTTGCACATATGTGCAATAAACACGGCCCTTATTGATTTGAGCGTGAATATATTTATTGAGCCTTTCACTTGTTATATGGCTACCCATggttttcttccatttttttatttggtgaaaaataaaataccattgGCTGAATGTATTGTCAGATAATTGGgaacttttgattttgtttaagATATGTCAAATGTATATGAAATGCCTATTTGTCTAATTTGACAATCCAATCTAAACATCACAGAACCAAAATTTGGAAGCTGATTTAATTTGTAACATATTACGGATGCCacaatgattttaattttagatttgtctATTGAGTTTTGTGTTTAGTCACGTTTAAATTGTGAGATTGAAAACAATTAAATGATCtataaaaaattgttgattCCCATTTTTGACAAAGGGCCCAATAACAGAAGAAGCCTAACAATAGAGAAGATGAGAAGGGGAATGAGGGGCAAAACgataaagaaacaagaaaacaagcCCATCGGGCTGAAGCAGCAAGATCGATGGCCAGCAGGcccatgaaaataaaaagaggtaaaaaaagaataaattggtcGAAAAAGCCTAAGGAATGAAGTAGTAAGCCCATGGAAATAATGAGAGGcaaagaagaagtaaatgggCTGGGGAAACCCAGGGAGCGAATTAGTAAACTCAATGGGCTGGCTTAGGGGCCAATAAGCCCAAAAGGGTAATAAGAGGTGAGGATGTAGTAAATGGGCCAAAGCCCAAAGAATTTAGTAAAAAGCTCATAGGAGTAAAATGggtaaagaagaagtaaatgggCCGAGAAAGCCCAAGGAATGAAGTGGTAAAATGGGCTAGCATGGCAGGAATGTTGGCCAACAAGCCCAAAAGAGGTAAAAATGTGGAAAGTGGGCCAAGGAGGCCCTGAGCAAAAGATTGATGGAGGAATGGGCTGACATGATAGGAACATCAGCCCACAAGCCCACAGGGTATTTAGATATAAAAAAGATAGGTAAAATTGTGGAAGGCACAATGAAGTGACATGGCAAGATCAGTGGCCAAAGGGCCCACGGTCATAGAGAAGGAAAACACGGGCTTAGTAGAAAGAAGAAGGCCCTTTTCCAAGCAATACCCAGTTTGAGAagggatgaaaagaagaagatatgagCCCAAAAGCCCACATGTCCTTCACGCCACAAAAGATAAACATCAACTAGCACATACAGCAGAATCAAACAAAACGCAAAAGCAGTAGAAATGGTGTGAAGgccagaaagaaaaaaaaattcagacgAAGTGAGAGCATGCACAAAGGGCCAAggcaccacctacttgtacctagccaatacaTGGGAGGTGGGCCATGGGTCGAGGCATTTAGAGGGTGTGGTTTGGCGGTGGGGAGAAAAGGGGGTCTATTCTGGGGTTCCCACTTAAGCTTCAttgggggaaatgtcctgctgggatAGCATTTCACCCAAAAGAGGTAAGTATAGGCTGGGACCacttgatgcatgccatagaggtaGGTGAAGAGCAAGTTTAATCCTTATCCATATGGGTGAAACAAGAACGGAGAGAGGTAAGAAACAAGataagtaattttgtttggaaATGGAGAGTGGTGCAAACAAGACACTCTGAGCAGAGGTAGTGGCTAGACAGCTAGTAGGCTGGTGGCTAGTCCTGGAGGGATGCCCATAAGGAGCCAAAAACGATTAAGGGACAAAAGGGGTAAATCACACAATGGCAAACAGTATATGAGGACATAGCcatgaacaaaacaaaaggagGTAGAAAAGAGAATAGAGGGgagatagaaagaaaagagaaaaatagaaaacaagagCATACATggaaaaattagagagaaaagaaagaaagactgaaaagaaaaccaaagaggAAAAATGAATGGTTGAAACAAAGGCGTACATCAATAGGCCATGTGAGAGACTGCGAAAAGGGGGGggggtgctctcaaaaaagagatttgggtgctttgggcacctctctttttgggtaagtgtatagagtcgccacttatttttttacaaaaaaaataagaaaaaataaagtagaattACATGTCCAAAATACATCAAATGTCATTgataaaaaaagagtacaatttTGGAAGCATAaccttacaaggctttggtccTAATTACAATCTATGCAAAAAATACAAAGCTTTGATtttagttacaatctaccaaaattatAGACAAAACACTAATCTACTATCCAAAATCCTAAGTTCGGGAGCTAGGTTATGGAATGGGAAGGTTTTAGGCACCCACTCCGCCCAAACAAAGTCTGttcttctagactctaatgaccaTTATATACCCTTTTGTATGatgttgaatgatatgttgtaACACACATGAAAACACTTGGTAAAATTGATTTAAATGAATCTGTCTTATGGATATGtccttttttaaaagaaaaatcaaatttgttttcaaaaaaaaaaaaatgatttgatttgtaaaaaGCATATATGCTTCTGTAAAGggtaaagaaaatgagattgggTTATTGTGTGCTGTCAcaagcaaccaaaaataaaacctatactcctaaaaatatatgtaataatGCAAGTAAGGATTGTTCCCACGGAGAGTATCTATCCTAGTTTTATGCTCTATGAAcaaggaagggggggggggggttgagtataatgaaaacaattttaagaaaaaaaacaacttaggaacaattcaaattaaagtattgaaatcaatcaaaagaacaaacctttgtctaagtcaacatccaccatcagaattttacaactgatcattgatgcaagtatatatcaattcacattTTGAATATTCACTGttggaactattttcctatctctccttagttgtagttaattagaaaacaagcgatctaataaaccctaactactaaacaacccaagacaagcaCTAAAGGTTTAATAtagtagcagccttaagaattagagagatcaatgaaactaaacaacacaagcacaagcagttgtatttaatttagtcgAGCGTTCTTCCTAAGAACTAATAATGTTTGACGTggcaaatcattaaatcttagttgcttcacaagttagagagatcaaacaattacggatttgatatctaacctagtTGTAAATTGCaacgaataataaactagtaggcctcctagtaattaaacgagacaatcatgaaaaaaggcacagaagaacatctgatattcaaagcataaattgaacaataaaaacaaattagatctcacagttttattgatttCGAGGCTTTAGTTTCCTttgaccaagtataaaagttttagCCACGcagggccatgatgaaaacttAAAGGAGaaaatcagagaagaggggagagagaagcgtgtgtccaattctgatttctcctcccccttttacatGGTAAATCCCCCTTTCCCAAtcctacaaaatctcctaaaaatattctcaataataatatccaaatctgactaattaaggaaaaatattaaaaataaaacaaagtcctaatataactaggaaagtggtgtttttcagcTTTAATTTTCGTGCATCAGATCTGGaagcttccaaaaataaactACATCAAGTTTGTGTATTAGAATTGcaggcaaaggaacattccagaaCGTCAACAATGCAGGTGCAGCAAATTCATGCTCGATTTTGACCTTGACGAAGcctgtatctctcaaaactcaaaacatgaaagttgtagagaTTTGTCTTGGAATTCCATAccatcttgaatcatctcaatcggagcttggatgagagagttatgcTCAGATTACGAAGCAATGTCAAAGTTGTCCAAAATCGCccaattagctacgttttgcacttaatgcctccatttgcatcctaaatcaaaatataataataatgagtacatttaggcaccaaataaatataaaagactaaacattaagggagaaaaatatggcattttgcattctcatcaggttaataaaaaatcagatctgttttgagaagttaaaaaaaatgagatttggtttgtaaaaaaattacatctGTTTTtgaaagggtaaaaaaaaatgggatttgTTAAAAGATGATTCATATTCATAAGATAAACTTATTATGCACGTATCacatattaaaaagaaagactTTAACCTAACTCTTAATTCcttctttgaaatttcaaaatctgcaattttataaaaagaaaactttttcagaaaaaaaaaaaattagttctgTATTTAAGGAAAATACATATCAATTTTGTAgttgaaaaaaattcagatttttatTTAAGGAAAATACAGACCAATTTTGTGATCAGAAAAAAtacagatctgtatttaatgaaaatacaaaccAATTTTGTGATCAGAAAAAAATACatatctgtatttaatgaagagatgggttcaagttacacctggtgtaactttattagagttacacattttttaaaccattggatttaagtagatccaacggtaaaaaaaagaccctcattaatgctaatattctaattgatctcatttattatcacttatttaatacattccatacttatttctaaacccaaaaaaatttatacatttgactctctctctctctctttctctttgaacttttctctctctatctcctccATGGTTCTTCCATCTCCATGGCCAAGTCGCTGGcagcaacaaacaaaaaaaaaaaaaaaacacaaccgcCGGACTTTGTTGAATAACACAACTATTGCTTTTAGTTGTTCTCTATCTCCACTTTTATCAAGTTGATTTCAGAGCATATAGTTGaagattatatattatttttttaagttttgaagaTGTAATAGATGGAttgttttcataaaaattagTAATCTGGGGTATACTAATAATGTAAACATTTTGGAGGAAGCCTATTAACAATTTTGCCCAAAACGTGTTAATGTCTCCAAGGATGGCTTTCAATGAAATACacatgttgaaaaaaaattttcagtttattttaaatattttctaggAAAGGAAGATAAGAATTCTTCAATAATTAGTATGTTACCTTAATCAATAGGATTGCATTGTTGTAATGAATTCGCTAGAATTGCACTATTGTCTTGTAAGAAATAGCATTTGTTATGATGGTTTAAAGTTGCAACTGAATTGCAACAACGAAAAGTGCAATCTTtataaaaatttcacaaatacaAAATGATGGAAACATAATTGCTCAAACAAGAATTTTGAACTAATTTCTTCCAAAATATTTAATGTTAGTGTCCGGtagctgtgtttttttttttttttttttgcttttggcaACCTATTCGTAGAGGTGGAAGAGCAgtgaaggagaaagagagagcgtTCTAGAGAGAGAAACGTGGAGATAGAGAACAACTAAAAGCAATAGTCGTGTTATTCAACAAAGTCCAGCGgcttggcttttttttttggttgttgccAACGACCTGGCCATGGAGGTGGAAGAGCCATGGAGGAGATATAGAGAGAGACGTGCAAAGGGAAAGACAGAGAGAGTTAAgcgtataaatttttttgggtttagaaataAGTATGGAATGTATTAAATAAGGGATAATAAATGAGAACAATTAGTATATTAGTATTAATGAGAGTCTTTTTTGACtattggatctacttaaatccaatggtttaaaaaaggtgtaactctttagagttacaccaggtgtaatttgaacccatctccttaatgaaaatacagactagttttggatttaaaaaaaaaaggttttgataATCATTAgcagattttgaaatcaaagaaaaaattaaaacaaacaattaaCTAAAGAACAtgtcaaagaaaaacaaacaaaagaatgaACAATCAAACATATTAATTAACCAAATTCATTCAATGAACAATcacaatatattaattaatggaaaagaaaaatagacagAATAATGAAACTAgatacctcttgcatgagcatgTTCTTTAATagaagaatattttagaaatcaaagaagttttcatttctttgaggtctaaaatactttacttacaaaaaagaaattcttaactCCAGAATGTCTTTAACGTAAGAGGAATAGAGAAGTCAAAAAAGAAGAGCCTTTAATTATGAtcattttcctctatttttaGAGGTTACGaggcttaaaaaataagctgaatgaGATTAGATATGAACTGGAATGCATCTTTATCTCTAAAAGTCCgaaaaagataagttttatcTTAATCAGGAGGTTCCCAGGCTAAGCCACACATTTGGGCCAATCAGCACTTGGGAAGTGCCGATCAGCACTCCAAGAGTGCCAACAAGCCCTCTTGGGTGCTAGGCCCGCGTTTGAGTTTTGGATCgatttggactctttttttaaggattttttagCCGGAAATTGCACCTAGACGCATTTTTAATCCgtgttctaaaaattaatccatttttcttgatattcaggtctttaaagtgataattatcttatagataaatattctaaaaagacttaattatccacaacttctttgttatttgattatccactttattcccatgcaagtaggcatattttttacattaaccaacaaaccaatcacaaaattatttaattaattttaattgtttaactaatcagaattaatttaaattaatcacgCGTGGTTGgttccacccaaacaaaatgcatgcgGATTGTaaaaacttgatcatgtgatatcttttaATCCGACGGTTTGATTTGGGAATTGGACATACCGTTGCAACCATTAGAATcttaagatcatttttatgatatgcaatgaatgaattaatgcatgtaatgcaactctaaattttgggtatatgaatggtcactcTAGCTAGCcatcttccaagattaaattatgggtgtaaaatcgagtgtctacaagccaccttttctctcccttttgACAGACCCACTCTCTGAGGATTGAGAATTGAAAGTCAAACCATTTAGGCCCTTTTTCCAAAGTGTAACTTCTATGGCAAGAGCCTTTCTTGAGGTTACTCACGTTGGAGATTGGGTCCCTTCTTGGGTTTGCTTCTTCTGAGAAGCACAGCTTACTGTCTAGTAGAcaagttttcctttttttttactattcatatTTATTGGGTGATTCTTCTACTTTCCTGTCGTAGCGTTATTTCTATCTGTTGTTGTGAGAGATCGAACTTCAagtgctctcaaaaaagagatttaggTGTTTTttaagggcacctctctttttgggtaagtggtgtggagtcgtcacttatttttttatgcaaaataaataataaaaaaattaaatacaactttACATGACTGAAATGTTCCATtatcattaattgaattaaaaaaaaaatacaaacttgaTAAATTGAGTATTAaatggctttgggtcctagttacaaactaccaaaaataaaaaataaagataaaacctaggtctacctatccaaaaacaCTAAATTCGGAGGTTAGGTTATGGAATGGAAAGGTGCTCGGCACCCATTCCGCCtagacagagtctggtcttctagactctcaTGACCAATGTACCTTTAATGCATgatatgaatgatatgttgcatACATGACAAACTTAACCCtaaactaaatcacataaatctaCTTCATGAATGTGTCctcttcattaaaaaatttagatatgtttttgtgaataaaaaaaattttttgatttgattcattAGGAAAAAAAGAACTAGATCTGTTTTGGTATAggtaaaaaattagttttggtgaagaaaaatcagatctattttattaaataaaacaaggctttttttttttttttgccaaaaaaaatatcAGTTCTGTTTGGAACAAAGtaaaaaattggttttggtttttatatatataaaaaatcaaatctgttttataagtaaaaaaatcaagatttgtagagaataaaaaatcagacctttttttaatgtgaaataaaataaaataaaaagggtttttttAGAGGAGGACAACACTCATGAAATAAACCTACGCTACTTgcattaaacaaaacaaacaagacATCACTACTTatgaatcaaacaaacaaaacattgCCTCTTATgactttccttttttatttcaaaatctattatgtttaaaaaatcatatctataTCTAAGGAAGAAACAAATcagtttttatgttaaaaaaaattcatatatgcatctaaggaagatacaaatctatttttatgttaaaaaaattaagatctgCATCTAGggaagatacaaatcagttttttatattagaaaaaaatgcagatctgcatctaaggaagatacagatcagtttttatgttagaaaaaaaattctaatctgcatctaaggaagatacaaatctattttgtgttttaaaaatctcaagtctgcatctaaggaagatgtagaGATCTGTTTTtagtcttgaaaaaaaaaaagatttgttaaTGAGCAGATTTTTGAAACTCAAAAAGTTAAATCATGACAACAAAAGcattaagaaaatatttcaacaagAATATTAACAACACATGGCATGAACATTAGAAATTGAAACTAAAAGAATATCTACATCATGcatcatcaaaataaaagaaaacagaaaaaagtGTAAAGAAAAACCACCTCTTGCATGGACGTACTCTTCTTATTGAGggaatattttagggttcaaagaaatttattcaattatctttgaaacctaaaatacCTTGCTTACAAAAAGGAAATTCTTAAGGCTAGAGCCTCCAGAATGTCTTTAATGTAAGAGAAAATAATAGATAAGGGGAGTTAGAAAGAGGGAAATCTAAGTGTGTGAAAAAGTGTGCTGAATTTTGAGAGAcatcctctatttatagaggctgggaggctaaaaaaaatagctaaatgATTAGAATACAAACTGGGACGcatccttatctctaaaaaatttaaaaagatgtGTTTCAGCTTAATCCAAGTTCCCTTGGGCCGAGGCCCGAGTTTTTTTCCATTATGCACTTTCCAAGTACTAAtcagcactccaaaagtgccgaatAGCCCTTTTGGGTGCCGGCCTcgtgtttgagttttggttcgttttggactccttttttgaggttttttgagCCGAGATTTACACTTAGACGCGTTCttaatccaaattctaaaaattaaactttttttaaaatgataattcAGGTCTTTTCAGCAAtgattatcttgtagataaatactccAAAAAGTCTTGATTATCCACAATTATATTGTTATCTGATTATCCCCTTTTGTTCCTATGCAAGCAAGCCTATCTTTGACACTCactaacaaccaatcacaaaattagttaattaattttaattgtttagccaatcagaattaatttaaattaatcacgTGTTGTTGATTCTACCTAGGCACAATGCATGCTAACTGTGAAAACTTAATCATGCGATAGCTTTCAATCCAACGGTCCGATTTGGAAACCGGGCATACCGTCGCGaccattagaatctcaagatcatttttatgatatgcaatgaaaaaattaacatatgtaatgcaatcatgaattttgggtacatgaatggtcactctagtcatcttccttgattaaatcatgggtgcaaaattgagtgtctacagtTGTATTACTCTGCTGTAATTccattaacaaatttttttttggtgttatttttatttattccatTTATATCATTGCTATCCTATTGTATTGTATTCCTGCCATAATATTTGTAATAGTTTTTCCTGCCATGACCATGCCATACACTCGGTCCATAGCATTCATGCCAGGGCGTGTCTACATTGGGTTGGCTTCACTTGTGCACAAGCTAACCTGAAGCGTAGCTCTAGTAAGGCCAGTCTCAACTCTCTTACCTTAGACTAACGAGTTGTAGCACAGTAAGAGGGATCAAGGCCCAACACTgcaaaaggcccaccacaaaaGTTTTGAgatatctatttttattttctttcaattagGTTCAACCTATTTGATTCTAAATTTAGGTTCATTTAACATATTTGACCATTGGCCCATTGCTTTGTTCTTCTCACATACTATCAATATCTATTGCAACCGTTTAAATTCCTCTGCTTTCCCTTGATAAGTAATATCCAAATATtgaatttctaattttaaatgAACTTAAATGAGATGAATAGtgaaaacattattattattttcttttgatgggctgaaaacataatttaagttgaccatctaattttttattccataaGAATTATACTTATCCCAAAGTTTAAGGAAAATTTAATTAGGTAAAGTTTTTTAAATGTTGTATCttaagtttttcaattaaattcaatcattgATTATACAAGATAATacagttttttttaaatattgtaccCCTGAGACATAGATACAAGTGCGTGTTCACATAGGCCCATTAGATAGACCCCATTTTACCACAGTTTAATGATAATTAATGAAGACCAGCTACGACTAGGTGATCTAGGATGCCTAACCTCTTCCCGAGATCGTACCCTAACTCCAAAGTTAGCCTGGTTGTATAGATCTTCATCATGgagttaataaaattttcatgaaCCTAAACCAAGTGGAGACTCTTTTGTGTATCTATATAGAGACACGTGTGTGATACagtgatgtgcatgaaatatagaCGATAAAGTACTTTCATATTTGCATATTAAGTGTCCATTTGGAACAGCTTAtttaactgaaattgaaaaatatttgctgaaagtgtagaaaaaaggttaaaaaataagctgaatagtacaatgggactcatgaatagtatcaaaaaatgcaataggacccatgaatagtagaacAAACAAGCTGAAAGTGGAAATAAGTGGAAAATTCAGCTCATTCCAAATGCAAACTAAGCCTTACTTTTATGCTATTTTGTGactaattataaataatatttattttataggtgATTGTGGTGGGCCATTTTTGAGTCTTGGGCTGGATTACTCCTGCTGTACTGTGGTCCTATGATTCTGGGTAGGAGAGTAGCCTAATTGAAACACTCTCTAGGCCAGCTTGTGCGCAAGTTAGAGCCCTGGCAACAATCTTGGGTGCGTCACATGCCTATGGCAGGAAATAATGTTACAAAACATTATAGCAGGAAAAACATACTACAACAGGATAACTAAAATACTTTAACTAATATGTTTTTCTACTGCAACAATAATCCTTGAACAATTCCACAAAGAAAGTTATGTTAGTCCTTAATCAACCATGacaaaagaaaggaagagtaATATGCTAAAGGAACAGACTTGACCCCTTGGCAGATTCAAGTCCAAAAAGGGAACCAATCTCCATTGTGGGTAACCTCAGAGGAGAATCCTGCCATAGAAGTTACTCACTTTGGAAAAATGGACCTAAATGGCTTGATCTCAGATTGTTAACTTGCTAGAGAGTGGATTGTCGAAGGGGAGAGACGTGGGTAGTCTATTGGTTCATGCTTTTCTACCTCACTCTCGGTTTCCTTGCTTTCTCTGTTTCCTTACTTgttttacttattttctttctttttcctcttttccttAGTTCCTTAGTTGTTGTTTATTGTGAATGTCTACGGCCTTTTATATTGCCTGCTGTAACAA
The sequence above is drawn from the Quercus robur chromosome 7, dhQueRobu3.1, whole genome shotgun sequence genome and encodes:
- the LOC126692851 gene encoding dirigent protein 22-like translates to MAKTLSKPTSIFFMLFTIFFFSTYVIADEAPVFSKNLPPSSLGLEQQKLSHLHFYFQEIVRGPKPTAVRVAQANTTNTSPTGFGAVVVIDDPLTLLPENTSKVVGQAQGTYTFASQSESALLMVMNFAFTEGEYNGSTLSLLGRNTVSSSVREMPIVGGSGVFRFARGYAQAKTYTFDNKTGDTVVEYNVYVLHH